The Streptomyces nigra genome includes the window CTCCGTCGTCGTGCCCTTCATCCTGGGCACACTCTTCGCGGTCGGCCTCGTCGGCGACCGGTCCGGACGGGAGGCGGTGCTGTTCTGCCTGTTCGTCGGCACGGCCATGTCGGTCACCGCCTTCCCCGTGCTGGCCCGCATCCTGACGGACCGGAAGCTCATCGCCACGCCCATCGGCGGTCTGGCGCTGGCCGTCGCGGCCGTCGGGGATGTCGTGGCCTGGTCCGTGCTCTCGGTGCTGGTCGCCCTGTCCCACGGCGACGCCCTGCCGCTGCGGATGCTGCTCGTCGTGCCGTACGTCGCCCTGCTCCTCGGAGTGGTGCGCCCGGCGTTGGCCCGGCTCGCCGGACGCCGCCCGTCCGCACGCCGGCGCGGGGGAGCGGCCCGGGTCGCGTCGGCCGCCGGGCTGACCGCGGCACTCGCCGGTGCCCTGTGGCTGTCGTCGGCCGCGACCTCCTGGATGGGATTGCACGAGATCTTCGGCGCGTTCCTGCTCGGCGCGGTGATGCCCCGGGCGGGCGCCGCCGACCTGCGCGAGCGGGTGCTGCCCTGGGTCGAGCGCGTCGACCGCACCGTGCTTCTGCCGCCCTTCTTCGTGGTGGCCGGATTCGCGGTGGACCTGTCGGGCCTGGACGCACGGGAGTTCGGCCTGCTGCTGATGATCCTGCTGGTCGCGATCGGCGGCAAGATGGCGGGCACCTATACGGCCGCCCGGCTCGCCCGCGTGGCCCGGCGGCCCAGCACCGCCCTGGCCCTGCTCGTCAACACCCGAGGCCTGACCGAACTCGTGGTCCTGGCCATCGGCCTCCAGACCGGCCTGCTCGACCAGCGCCTGTACGCCCTCCTGGTCCTGATGGCGCTGATCACCACGGCGATGGCCGGACTGCTGCTGCCCTTCGTCCACCCCCGCGGACACGCCGAGGCCGACCATGCGGCCGGCTCGGTCGGAGCGTCCGCCCCCCTGCTGAGTGAGGAGTCGAGATGAACCCCTTCGACGATCCGGAAGGCCGATTCCTGGTCCTCGTCAACGACGAGGAACAGCACTCCCTGTGGCCGAGCCGCCTGCCCGTGCCGCCCGGCTGGCGCCTCGTCCACGGCGAGGACAGCCGCCAGGCGTGCCTCGACCACGTCGCGCGGCACTGGACCGACCTGCGCCCGCTCAGCACTCGTTGACGGTCCGGCCGAGAAGGGGCAGCACGTGATCGCGATCTCCGACTTCCTGGCAGAACTGCGCGCGGCCGGTGTACAGCTCTGGCTCCAGAACGGCCGGTTGCGCTACCGGCCGGCCGGTGCGCTCGACAAGGAACACCTCGCCGTGCTCCGGGAGCGGCGCGACGAGGTGATCGCCACGATGCTCGGCGAACAGCCCCCGCCCCCGGCCACCCGGCCCGACGCCGTCCCGCTCTCGGACCAGCAGAAGGGGATGTGGTTCCTGGAGCAGATGGGTCTGCTCGGCGCGGCCTACAACCAGACGGCGCTGCACCGCATCACCGGCGACCTGGACGTTGCGGCGCTGCGCTCCGCCATCGCAGACATCATGCGCCGGCACGAGATCCTGCGGACGGCGTTCCCCGCCCGCGACGGGATCGGCGTCCAGGTCGTGGACCCGCCCGGCGACCCCCGCTTCACCTTCCTCGACGTGTCCGATCTGCCCGAGCCCGAGCAGCGGACGTGGCTGGAGGGACGCAAGCGGCTCTACGCCGAGCACCGGTTCGACATCTCCGTCGCACAGAACTTCCTCACCGAGCTGATCCGTCTCTCGCCGGCCGAGCACATCCTGGTCTTCCGCTCGTACCACCTCGTCCTCGACGGGCCTTCGCACGCCAACCTCTATCGGGAACTGCGTGCCCTCTACCGCGCCCACCGCACCGGAACGGACGCCGGACTGCCCGAACTGCCTCTCCAGTACGCCG containing:
- a CDS encoding cation:proton antiporter is translated as MAVGTVAELLLALVVTTAVARALGLLCRRFGQPQVIGEIAGGILLGPTLFDGALTRTLFPDDIRPALSTLAQVGVCVFMFLVGLHLADSPSGGRSRIVLSLSVGSVVVPFILGTLFAVGLVGDRSGREAVLFCLFVGTAMSVTAFPVLARILTDRKLIATPIGGLALAVAAVGDVVAWSVLSVLVALSHGDALPLRMLLVVPYVALLLGVVRPALARLAGRRPSARRRGGAARVASAAGLTAALAGALWLSSAATSWMGLHEIFGAFLLGAVMPRAGAADLRERVLPWVERVDRTVLLPPFFVVAGFAVDLSGLDAREFGLLLMILLVAIGGKMAGTYTAARLARVARRPSTALALLVNTRGLTELVVLAIGLQTGLLDQRLYALLVLMALITTAMAGLLLPFVHPRGHAEADHAAGSVGASAPLLSEESR
- a CDS encoding MbtH family protein encodes the protein MNPFDDPEGRFLVLVNDEEQHSLWPSRLPVPPGWRLVHGEDSRQACLDHVARHWTDLRPLSTR